Proteins from a genomic interval of Pseudomonas versuta:
- a CDS encoding ABC transporter permease — translation MLHGYGSSILEGAWLTVNLALTSMALAIVLGLIGAMLRLSPVKWLARSGEAYTTVIRGIPDLVLILLIFYGGQDLVNRIALALGSTDYIDINPFVAGVCTMGFIFGAYLSETFRGAFMAIPKGQIEAGLAYGMSNGQVFWRILVPQMVRFALPGFTNNWLVLTKSTALISVIGLQDMMFKAKSAADATHEPFTFFLAVAGLYLMLTSVSLLVLRFLGNHYSASIKAAEL, via the coding sequence ATGCTCCATGGCTACGGATCGAGCATTCTCGAGGGTGCCTGGCTGACCGTGAACCTGGCCTTGACCTCCATGGCTCTGGCAATAGTCCTGGGCCTGATCGGCGCGATGTTGCGCTTGTCACCGGTCAAGTGGCTCGCAAGGTCGGGCGAGGCCTACACCACTGTGATCCGGGGTATTCCGGATCTGGTGTTGATTCTGTTGATCTTCTATGGCGGCCAGGACCTGGTGAATCGCATCGCTCTGGCCCTGGGTTCCACTGACTATATCGATATCAATCCCTTTGTTGCCGGGGTCTGCACCATGGGCTTCATTTTTGGGGCCTATCTCTCGGAAACCTTTCGCGGCGCTTTTATGGCCATCCCTAAAGGGCAGATCGAGGCGGGGCTGGCGTATGGCATGAGCAATGGGCAGGTGTTCTGGCGAATTCTGGTACCGCAAATGGTCCGGTTTGCATTGCCGGGGTTCACCAATAACTGGCTGGTGCTGACCAAGTCCACGGCGTTGATTTCGGTCATCGGTCTGCAGGACATGATGTTCAAAGCCAAGAGTGCAGCCGATGCGACCCATGAGCCGTTTACGTTTTTTCTCGCGGTAGCGGGGCTGTATCTGATGCTGACCAGCGTGTCATTGCTGGTGCTGCGCTTTCTGGGAAACCACTACTCGGCCAGCATAAAAGCCGCCGAGCTGTGA
- a CDS encoding ABC transporter permease: MILDYNVIWENLPLYFGGALVTLKVLLISLFFGLMLAIPLALMRVSRSPLINFPAWLYTYVIRGTPMLVQLFLIYFGLAQFETVRQSVLWPYLSSATFCACLAFAINTGAYSAELLAGSLKSIPHGEIEAAKAMGMSRVTLYRRILLPSALRRVLPQYSNEVLMMMQTTSLASIVTLVDITGAARTVSARYYLPFEAFITAAVFYLILTFILTRLFKLAERRWLAYQAPRKH, from the coding sequence ATGATTCTTGACTACAACGTGATCTGGGAAAACCTGCCGCTGTATTTCGGTGGCGCCCTGGTGACTCTCAAAGTACTGCTGATTTCCCTGTTCTTTGGCTTGATGCTGGCGATTCCGCTGGCGCTGATGCGAGTCTCTCGATCGCCTTTGATCAACTTTCCGGCCTGGCTTTACACCTATGTCATTCGCGGCACACCGATGCTGGTGCAGCTGTTTCTGATCTATTTCGGCTTGGCTCAGTTTGAAACTGTGCGCCAAAGCGTGCTTTGGCCATACCTTTCAAGTGCCACCTTTTGCGCGTGCCTGGCATTTGCGATCAATACCGGCGCCTACAGTGCGGAGTTGCTAGCGGGCAGTCTGAAGTCCATCCCCCACGGTGAAATCGAAGCGGCTAAAGCCATGGGCATGTCGCGAGTGACCTTGTATCGCCGGATTCTCCTGCCCTCGGCCTTGCGTCGGGTATTGCCTCAATACAGCAACGAGGTGCTGATGATGATGCAGACCACGAGCCTGGCTTCGATTGTCACCCTCGTCGATATCACCGGGGCCGCACGTACGGTCAGTGCACGTTATTACCTGCCGTTTGAAGCGTTCATTACGGCGGCGGTTTTCTACCTGATCCTGACCTTTATCCTGACGCGTCTGTTCAAGCTGGCCGAGCGCCGCTGGCTGGCGTACCAGGCACCGCGCAAACATTAA
- a CDS encoding succinylglutamate desuccinylase/aspartoacylase family protein — protein MEHIKYLLPWSASGTERHLSLFRFGQGARKAYIQASLHADELPGMRVAVELKRRLLELEEQGRLNGVIELVPMANPIGIAQMFQATHQGRFEFSSGKNFNRDFPLLADGVAARVAGQLGSDAGANTVLIRRAMLDVLSEQPEPACELDGLRCLLLRHACDADVVLDLHCDFESIMLLYALPQNWPRLRSLASRLHAGAALLAEEAGGSAFDEACAIPWLHLAERFPEADIAMACIAATIELRGMADTESGPCVESAEAILGYLAEQGLISGEWPDAPVECCEATPFAGAQYAYAPHPGVVSFVQPLGARVKVGDPLFEVMDPLTDRHSVVRASTDGILYARERLRFAQPGLWLAKVAGNTLIRQGRLLSD, from the coding sequence ATGGAGCATATTAAATACCTGTTGCCGTGGAGTGCCTCGGGCACAGAGCGCCATCTTTCGCTGTTTCGTTTTGGCCAGGGTGCACGCAAGGCTTATATCCAGGCCTCTTTGCATGCCGATGAGTTGCCGGGGATGCGGGTTGCGGTGGAGCTCAAGCGACGTCTGCTGGAGCTTGAAGAACAAGGCCGTTTGAACGGGGTGATCGAATTGGTGCCGATGGCCAACCCCATCGGGATTGCCCAGATGTTCCAGGCGACTCATCAGGGGCGTTTTGAGTTTTCCAGCGGCAAAAATTTCAATCGCGATTTTCCGCTGCTGGCCGACGGCGTGGCGGCGCGGGTAGCCGGTCAGTTGGGCAGCGATGCTGGTGCCAATACGGTGCTCATCCGCCGGGCCATGCTGGATGTATTGAGCGAGCAGCCGGAGCCGGCCTGCGAGCTTGATGGCCTGCGTTGCCTGCTGCTGCGCCATGCCTGTGACGCCGATGTGGTACTGGACCTGCATTGTGATTTTGAGTCGATCATGTTGCTGTACGCCTTGCCGCAAAACTGGCCGCGCTTGCGTTCGCTGGCTTCCCGGCTGCACGCAGGCGCTGCCTTGCTGGCTGAAGAGGCGGGCGGCAGTGCGTTTGATGAAGCCTGCGCGATCCCCTGGTTGCACTTGGCCGAGCGCTTCCCCGAGGCCGATATTGCGATGGCCTGTATCGCCGCCACCATTGAGTTGCGCGGCATGGCCGACACCGAGTCCGGGCCGTGCGTGGAGAGTGCCGAGGCGATCCTCGGCTATCTGGCCGAGCAGGGGCTGATCAGCGGTGAGTGGCCCGATGCACCGGTCGAATGTTGTGAGGCCACGCCGTTTGCGGGCGCCCAGTATGCTTACGCCCCGCACCCGGGGGTGGTGAGCTTTGTGCAGCCGCTCGGGGCACGGGTCAAAGTGGGTGATCCGCTGTTTGAAGTGATGGATCCGCTTACCGATCGCCACAGTGTGGTGCGCGCCAGTACCGACGGCATCCTCTATGCCCGCGAGCGCCTGCGCTTTGCCCAGCCCGGTTTGTGGCTGGCCAAAGTTGCCGGCAATACCCTTATTCGCCAAGGTCGCTTGCTCAGCGACTGA
- a CDS encoding ABC transporter ATP-binding protein: protein MYKLEVQDLHKSYGSHEVLKGVSLQARAGDVTSIIGSSGSGKSTFLRCINLLEQPSSGSIELDGEPLRLVNSRQGGLKAADPHQLQRMRSRLSMVFQHFNLWSHMNALENVMEAPVHVLGMSKSEAREKAGYYLNKVGVAHRMNAWPAHMSGGEQQRVAIARALAMEPQVMLFDEPTSALDPELVGDVLKVMQDLAQEGRTMVVVTHEMGFAREVSNQLVFLHQGVVEECGEPRKVLANPQSERLQQFLCGSLK, encoded by the coding sequence ATGTACAAACTTGAAGTTCAGGATTTGCATAAAAGCTATGGCTCCCATGAGGTGCTCAAGGGCGTTTCGTTGCAGGCGAGGGCGGGTGATGTGACCAGTATCATCGGCTCCAGCGGTTCAGGAAAAAGCACGTTTTTGCGCTGTATCAACCTGCTGGAGCAGCCGAGTAGCGGCAGTATCGAGCTCGATGGCGAACCGTTGAGGCTGGTCAATAGCAGGCAGGGCGGGCTTAAGGCCGCCGATCCGCACCAGTTGCAGCGCATGCGTTCGCGGCTGTCGATGGTGTTTCAGCATTTCAATCTGTGGTCGCACATGAATGCGCTGGAAAACGTCATGGAGGCGCCGGTGCATGTGCTTGGCATGAGTAAGAGCGAGGCTCGGGAGAAGGCCGGATATTATTTGAACAAGGTCGGCGTGGCGCACCGCATGAATGCCTGGCCGGCCCATATGTCGGGCGGTGAACAGCAGCGGGTGGCAATTGCCCGTGCCCTGGCCATGGAGCCGCAAGTGATGCTGTTCGACGAGCCGACTTCGGCCCTCGATCCCGAGCTGGTGGGGGACGTGCTTAAAGTGATGCAGGACCTGGCGCAGGAGGGGCGGACCATGGTGGTGGTCACTCACGAAATGGGCTTCGCTCGTGAGGTTTCCAACCAGTTGGTGTTCCTGCATCAAGGGGTGGTTGAGGAGTGTGGTGAGCCGCGCAAGGTACTGGCCAATCCTCAGTCCGAGCGCCTGCAGCAGTTTCTTTGCGGCAGTTTGAAATAG
- a CDS encoding MurR/RpiR family transcriptional regulator: MPNPSKDTTIYAAQVMRKLAEIVPELQPSLRKVADFILRHPLRAATLTIEEMAHETRTSPAAVNRLAKALNLGGYSGMKAELVATLQQVVSPVDKLRNELAHRPDGAFGLHEQIQSASSNLATAAANNHPDTFEAFVSHLIKARKIYILGFGNSVYFAGLAASTLTPFCADATAISMEGGNENAAYRLAAITDQDVLLAISLPRYSIDTLQLSRFANERGATVLAITDSPASPLSSIARHVLFAPADHPVLTSSSIAVLALIEGLVAGVMARNKEAVKLATELTESVMSYLHIPVGSKLPKK, encoded by the coding sequence ATGCCGAATCCATCCAAAGACACCACGATCTATGCCGCCCAGGTGATGCGCAAGCTGGCGGAGATCGTGCCCGAGTTGCAGCCTTCATTGCGTAAGGTCGCCGATTTTATCCTGCGTCATCCGCTGCGCGCCGCAACCCTGACGATTGAGGAGATGGCACACGAGACCCGTACCTCGCCAGCGGCAGTCAACCGCCTGGCAAAGGCCTTGAATCTGGGCGGCTACAGCGGGATGAAGGCCGAACTGGTGGCGACACTGCAACAAGTGGTATCGCCCGTCGACAAGCTGCGCAATGAACTGGCCCATCGGCCGGACGGTGCGTTTGGCCTGCATGAGCAGATTCAGAGTGCCAGCAGCAATCTGGCCACGGCGGCGGCCAACAACCATCCGGACACCTTTGAAGCGTTTGTCAGCCATCTGATCAAGGCGCGCAAAATCTACATTCTGGGTTTTGGAAACAGTGTTTACTTCGCTGGCCTCGCAGCCTCGACCCTGACTCCGTTTTGTGCCGATGCCACCGCTATCAGTATGGAAGGCGGTAATGAAAACGCGGCCTATCGTCTGGCTGCGATCACCGATCAGGACGTTTTACTGGCGATCTCTCTGCCGCGTTACTCCATCGATACTCTGCAGCTTTCGCGTTTCGCCAATGAGCGCGGTGCCACGGTGCTGGCCATTACCGATTCGCCAGCCTCGCCTCTGAGCAGCATTGCAAGGCATGTACTGTTCGCTCCGGCTGACCACCCGGTGCTGACCAGCTCCAGTATCGCCGTGCTGGCCTTGATCGAAGGTCTGGTGGCGGGCGTCATGGCGCGCAACAAGGAGGCAGTCAAACTGGCGACAGAGCTGACAGAAAGTGTGATGTCTTATCTGCATATTCCTGTCGGTAGCAAATTGCCTAAAAAGTAA
- a CDS encoding OmpA family protein — protein MFTSRRLIIAASAIALLAGCASPNPYDNQGQASSGMSKTATYGGLGALAGAVAGAAIDHNNRGKGALIGAAVAGLGAAGYGYYADKQEAALRASTANTGIEVQRQGDNITLVMPGNITFATSSANIAPSFYQPLNNLANSLKQFNNQNLIQIVGYTDSTGNYNYNMQLSQQRAQSVATYLTSQGVSGQYLSVSGKGPADPIASNATPDGRAQNRRVQITLAPIPGVNYQQQGQVQQYP, from the coding sequence ATGTTCACCTCGCGTCGTTTGATTATTGCCGCAAGTGCCATTGCCTTGCTGGCAGGCTGCGCCTCGCCCAACCCGTATGACAATCAGGGCCAGGCCTCTTCGGGCATGAGCAAAACCGCTACCTACGGTGGTCTGGGGGCTTTGGCCGGTGCTGTTGCCGGGGCTGCCATCGACCATAACAACCGTGGCAAGGGCGCTTTGATCGGTGCCGCCGTGGCTGGTCTGGGGGCCGCAGGTTATGGCTACTATGCCGACAAGCAGGAAGCTGCATTGCGCGCGAGCACGGCCAACACCGGGATTGAAGTTCAGCGCCAGGGCGACAACATCACCCTGGTGATGCCGGGTAATATTACGTTTGCCACCAGCTCGGCGAACATCGCTCCCAGCTTCTACCAGCCGCTGAACAACCTGGCCAATTCGCTGAAGCAATTCAATAACCAGAACCTGATTCAGATCGTGGGCTACACGGACAGCACCGGGAACTACAACTACAACATGCAGTTGTCCCAACAGCGTGCGCAAAGTGTGGCGACCTATCTGACCTCTCAAGGGGTCAGCGGTCAGTACCTGTCGGTCAGCGGTAAAGGTCCGGCCGACCCGATCGCCAGCAACGCCACACCTGACGGCCGTGCTCAAAACCGCCGCGTTCAGATCACCCTGGCACCGATTCCGGGCGTGAACTACCAGCAGCAAGGGCAGGTTCAGCAGTACCCTTAA
- a CDS encoding YhcB family protein — translation MEHSLLIWLLPTLALVAGVAIGFLIARLLPNAAPNSTQRQLDDIQKRFDSYQSEVVTHFNSTANLVKKLTQSYQDVQDHLAEGANRLALDEQTRQRLLAALHSDAPQPHRERITPPHSTEPPLDYAPKTPNAPGMLDEHYGLKK, via the coding sequence GTGGAACACTCGCTCTTGATTTGGTTATTGCCGACTCTAGCCCTGGTTGCAGGTGTCGCCATTGGTTTTCTGATCGCGCGTCTACTGCCAAATGCCGCGCCTAACAGCACGCAGCGTCAGCTTGACGACATTCAGAAACGTTTTGACAGTTATCAAAGTGAAGTGGTCACCCACTTCAACAGCACCGCCAATCTGGTGAAAAAACTCACGCAGAGCTACCAGGACGTACAAGACCACCTCGCCGAGGGCGCCAACCGTTTGGCCCTGGACGAGCAAACTCGCCAACGTCTGCTGGCTGCCCTGCACTCTGACGCGCCTCAACCGCATCGCGAGCGCATCACCCCGCCGCACAGCACTGAGCCGCCACTGGATTACGCGCCAAAAACCCCGAACGCCCCCGGCATGCTCGATGAGCATTACGGCCTGAAGAAGTAA
- a CDS encoding alpha/beta hydrolase: protein MLTRETPVVIDGPVGQLEALYLNLPEPKGLALLCHPNPVQGGTMMNKVVSTLQRTARDAGLITLRFNYRGTGASEGVHDMGTGEVDDALAAALWLRARHPELPITLLGFSFGGFVAASLGGRLEARGEKLLRLFMVAPAVMRLRAEDDLPQACAVTVIQPETDEVIDPQLVYDWSNALSRPHELLKVAECGHFFHGKLPELKELVAPRLSY from the coding sequence TTGCTTACCCGCGAAACCCCTGTAGTAATTGATGGCCCTGTCGGCCAACTGGAAGCCTTGTACCTAAATTTGCCTGAGCCCAAAGGCCTTGCGCTGCTGTGTCATCCCAACCCGGTTCAAGGGGGGACGATGATGAATAAAGTGGTTTCGACCCTGCAACGCACTGCCCGTGATGCTGGCCTGATTACATTGCGATTTAATTATCGCGGTACGGGTGCCAGCGAAGGTGTTCATGACATGGGCACAGGCGAAGTCGACGATGCGCTGGCGGCGGCCCTGTGGCTGCGTGCCCGGCACCCGGAATTGCCGATCACCTTGCTCGGATTTTCGTTTGGCGGTTTTGTTGCCGCCAGCCTTGGCGGCCGGCTTGAAGCCCGGGGCGAGAAACTTTTGCGCTTGTTCATGGTGGCGCCTGCGGTGATGCGCTTGCGTGCCGAAGACGATTTGCCGCAAGCGTGTGCGGTGACCGTGATCCAGCCAGAAACCGATGAAGTCATCGACCCGCAACTGGTCTATGACTGGTCAAACGCGCTGTCACGCCCCCATGAGCTGCTTAAAGTGGCAGAATGCGGGCACTTTTTTCACGGCAAGCTGCCCGAGCTCAAAGAGTTGGTAGCGCCTCGCCTTTCGTATTGA
- a CDS encoding tryptophan--tRNA ligase, translated as MTTRTRILTGITTTGTPHLGNYAGAIRPAIVASLDTNADSFYFLADYHALIKCDDPLRIQRSRQEIAATWLAAGLDVERVTFYRQSDIPEIPELTWLLTCVASKGLLNRAHAYKASVDKNLENGEDPDAGITMGLFSYPVLMAADILMFNANKVPVGRDQIQHVEMARDIGQRFNHLFGKGKDFFAMPEAVIEESVATLPGLDGRKMSKSYDNTIPLFSSAKDMKSAISRIVTDSRAPGEAKDPDNSHLFTLYQAFSTPEQCAEFRGELLQGLGWGEAKERLFKLLDADLGESRERYHELMSRPSDMEDILLAGAQKARKTATPFLAELREAVGLRSFVSAAQTATSSKKKAAKGPRFVSFRDEDGSFRFRLLAADGEQLLLSRNFADGKAAGQVTKQLQAGEALDIRPQDLSFSVWLHDACVADSPAFADSAARDAAIEALRVALAPAQD; from the coding sequence ATGACCACTCGTACCCGTATCCTCACCGGTATCACCACCACCGGCACCCCGCATCTGGGCAACTATGCCGGAGCGATTCGCCCTGCGATCGTGGCCAGCCTGGACACCAATGCCGACTCGTTTTACTTCCTGGCGGACTATCACGCCCTGATCAAATGCGATGACCCGCTGCGCATTCAGCGTTCGCGTCAGGAAATCGCAGCGACCTGGCTGGCAGCCGGGCTGGACGTTGAGCGTGTGACGTTCTATCGCCAGTCAGACATCCCGGAAATCCCGGAACTGACCTGGTTGCTGACCTGCGTGGCGTCCAAGGGTTTGCTCAATCGCGCCCATGCCTACAAGGCCTCGGTGGACAAGAACCTGGAAAACGGCGAAGACCCGGATGCGGGGATCACCATGGGGTTGTTCAGCTACCCGGTGCTGATGGCTGCAGACATCCTGATGTTCAACGCGAACAAGGTGCCGGTCGGTCGCGACCAGATCCAGCACGTTGAAATGGCCCGCGATATCGGTCAGCGCTTCAATCACCTGTTCGGCAAAGGCAAGGATTTTTTCGCCATGCCTGAAGCCGTGATTGAAGAAAGCGTCGCCACCTTGCCGGGCCTTGATGGCCGCAAGATGTCTAAAAGCTACGACAACACCATTCCGTTGTTCAGTAGTGCCAAAGACATGAAAAGCGCGATTTCACGGATCGTCACCGACTCCCGGGCGCCGGGCGAAGCCAAAGATCCGGACAACTCGCACCTGTTCACCTTATATCAGGCGTTCTCTACGCCTGAGCAGTGCGCAGAGTTCCGTGGCGAGTTGTTGCAAGGTCTGGGCTGGGGTGAAGCCAAAGAGCGTCTGTTCAAGCTGCTGGACGCCGACCTGGGCGAGTCTCGCGAGCGTTATCACGAACTGATGTCACGCCCGTCCGATATGGAAGACATCCTGCTGGCCGGCGCCCAGAAAGCCCGCAAAACCGCGACCCCGTTTCTGGCCGAGCTGCGTGAAGCGGTCGGTCTGCGTTCGTTTGTCAGTGCTGCCCAGACTGCCACGTCCAGCAAGAAGAAAGCGGCCAAGGGCCCACGCTTCGTCAGCTTCCGTGACGAAGACGGCAGCTTCCGTTTCCGTCTGCTGGCTGCCGATGGCGAGCAACTGTTGTTGTCGCGCAACTTCGCTGATGGCAAAGCCGCCGGTCAGGTGACCAAACAGCTGCAAGCGGGCGAGGCACTTGATATTCGTCCTCAGGACCTGAGCTTCAGCGTCTGGCTGCATGACGCATGCGTCGCCGACAGCCCGGCATTCGCCGATAGCGCGGCCCGTGACGCGGCAATCGAAGCGTTGCGTGTGGCGCTGGCGCCCGCGCAGGATTAA
- the zapE gene encoding cell division protein ZapE, whose protein sequence is MTPLERYQADLKRPDFFHDAAQENAVRHLQRLYDDLVASSQSKPGLLGKLFGKKEQTPVKGLYFWGGVGRGKTYLVDTFFDALPFKQKVRTHFHRFMKRVHEEMRTLNGEKNPLTIIAKRFADEARVICFDEFFVSDITDAMILGTLMEELFKNGVTLVATSNIVPDGLYKDGLQRARFLPAIALIKQNTDIVNVDSGVDYRLRHLEQAELYHFPLNEASEKCLRESFKALTHNSSKVIENDDLIIENRTIRAVRTCDDVAWFDFRELCDGPRSQNDYIELGKIFNAVIISGVEQMDVKSDDIARRFINMVDEFYDRGVKLIISAEVELKDLYKGGRLNFEFQRTLSRLLEMQSHEYLTRAHKP, encoded by the coding sequence ATGACGCCTCTAGAACGATATCAAGCTGATCTGAAACGCCCGGACTTCTTCCACGATGCCGCGCAGGAAAATGCCGTGCGCCATCTGCAGCGTCTGTATGACGACCTGGTTGCCTCCTCGCAGAGCAAGCCGGGGTTGCTCGGCAAGCTGTTCGGCAAAAAAGAACAGACGCCGGTCAAGGGTCTGTATTTCTGGGGCGGTGTGGGCCGGGGTAAAACCTATCTGGTCGATACGTTCTTTGATGCGCTGCCGTTCAAGCAGAAGGTGCGTACTCACTTCCACCGTTTCATGAAGCGTGTGCATGAAGAAATGCGCACCCTCAATGGTGAAAAGAATCCACTGACCATCATTGCCAAGCGTTTCGCCGATGAGGCGCGGGTGATTTGTTTTGACGAGTTTTTTGTGTCGGACATTACCGATGCCATGATCCTCGGCACCCTGATGGAAGAATTGTTCAAAAATGGCGTGACCCTGGTCGCGACCTCGAACATCGTGCCGGATGGCCTGTACAAGGACGGCCTGCAACGTGCGCGCTTCCTGCCGGCGATTGCACTGATCAAGCAGAACACCGACATCGTCAACGTCGACAGTGGCGTCGATTACCGTCTGCGCCACCTGGAGCAGGCCGAGCTTTACCATTTTCCGCTTAACGAGGCTTCCGAGAAGTGCCTGCGCGAGAGCTTTAAAGCGTTGACGCATAACTCTTCCAAGGTGATCGAGAATGACGATCTGATCATTGAGAACCGCACCATTCGCGCAGTGCGTACCTGTGATGACGTGGCCTGGTTCGATTTCCGCGAACTGTGTGATGGTCCGCGCAGCCAGAACGACTACATCGAGCTGGGCAAGATTTTCAACGCGGTGATCATCAGCGGCGTGGAGCAAATGGACGTTAAAAGCGACGACATTGCGCGACGTTTTATCAACATGGTCGACGAGTTCTATGACCGGGGCGTAAAGCTGATTATCTCGGCTGAAGTTGAGCTGAAGGATCTGTATAAAGGCGGGCGTCTGAACTTCGAGTTTCAGCGCACTCTTAGCCGCCTGCTTGAGATGCAGTCCCATGAATACCTGACGCGGGCGCACAAGCCGTAG
- a CDS encoding GlxA family transcriptional regulator has protein sequence MQAKDFFHLASLRHGKKLGLGLIAGFETRLVSPDGNPVSSFSNVVIPVDGALEDTDIIILPAFWDDFDTLCQRYPQILPWLRAQHARGAVLCAEATGAFWLAEAGLLDGKEATTYWRFFNSFAERFPRVHLNQDKHLTDADNLYCAGGPTSACDLYIYLIERFCGANIAQAVARDILYEVQRNYAPGRIGFGGQKLHQDVIILQIQHWLEEHFADKFRFEDVAREHGMSIRNFMRRFQMATGDKPLHYLQRLRIETAKGLLSATRKSIKTISYDVGYDDASFFARLFRQHTELSPNQYRQQFQQAA, from the coding sequence ATGCAGGCCAAGGATTTCTTTCATCTCGCCAGCCTGCGCCATGGCAAAAAACTGGGCCTGGGTCTCATCGCCGGATTCGAAACCCGACTGGTCAGCCCCGACGGCAACCCCGTCAGCAGCTTCAGCAACGTAGTGATCCCCGTCGATGGCGCCCTGGAAGACACTGACATCATTATCCTCCCGGCCTTCTGGGACGACTTTGACACCCTGTGCCAGCGCTATCCGCAAATCCTGCCCTGGCTACGTGCGCAGCATGCCCGTGGTGCAGTCTTGTGCGCCGAGGCCACTGGAGCCTTCTGGCTGGCCGAAGCCGGGCTGCTGGACGGCAAGGAAGCCACCACCTACTGGCGGTTTTTCAATAGCTTCGCCGAGCGCTTCCCGCGGGTTCACCTCAATCAGGACAAGCACCTGACCGACGCCGACAACCTCTACTGCGCCGGCGGCCCGACCTCAGCCTGCGATCTCTATATTTATCTGATCGAACGTTTTTGCGGGGCCAACATCGCCCAGGCCGTGGCCCGCGACATCCTCTACGAAGTGCAGCGCAACTACGCGCCCGGACGTATTGGTTTTGGCGGGCAAAAGCTGCATCAGGACGTGATAATCCTGCAAATCCAGCACTGGCTCGAAGAGCATTTTGCAGACAAGTTCCGCTTCGAAGACGTAGCCCGGGAACATGGCATGAGCATCCGCAATTTCATGCGCCGTTTTCAGATGGCAACTGGTGACAAACCCTTGCACTACCTGCAACGTCTGCGCATAGAAACCGCCAAGGGCCTGCTCTCGGCCACCCGCAAAAGCATCAAGACCATCAGCTACGACGTGGGCTACGACGATGCGAGCTTCTTTGCACGGCTGTTTCGTCAGCACACCGAACTGTCACCCAATCAATACCGGCAACAGTTCCAGCAGGCCGCCTGA
- a CDS encoding NADP(H)-dependent aldo-keto reductase → MDYRQLGRTNLKVSAIALGTMTWGEQNTQDEAFAQIEYAKNAGINFIDTAEMYPVPPKAETYASTERYIGNWFKTRGDRADWILASKIAGPGNGIDYIRDGQLKHNRTHIVQALDASLKRLQTDWIDLYQLHWPERSTNFFGQLGYKHNADEDFTPLEDTLEALDEQVKAGKIRHIGLSNETPWATMKFLQLAESRGWPRAVSIQNPYNLLNRSFEVGLAEIAIREQCGLLAYSPLAFGMLSGKYSGGAQPPKGRLSLYSRFSRYSNPQAVTASERYVALAREHGLDPAQMALAYVTQQPFVTSNIIGATTMEQLASNIGSFDLKLSDEVLAGIEAIHKDQPNPAP, encoded by the coding sequence ATGGACTACCGCCAGCTAGGCCGCACCAATTTGAAAGTCAGTGCAATTGCTCTCGGAACCATGACGTGGGGCGAGCAAAACACGCAGGATGAAGCCTTCGCCCAGATCGAGTACGCGAAAAACGCCGGTATCAATTTCATCGACACCGCCGAAATGTATCCGGTACCGCCCAAGGCAGAAACTTACGCCAGCACCGAGCGCTACATTGGCAACTGGTTCAAAACCCGGGGCGATCGCGCCGACTGGATCCTGGCCAGCAAGATCGCCGGCCCCGGCAATGGCATCGACTACATTCGTGACGGCCAACTCAAACACAACCGCACACATATCGTCCAGGCACTGGACGCCAGCCTCAAACGCCTGCAAACCGACTGGATCGACCTCTACCAACTGCATTGGCCAGAGCGCAGCACCAACTTCTTCGGGCAACTGGGCTACAAACATAATGCCGACGAAGACTTCACCCCGCTCGAAGATACCCTTGAAGCGCTGGACGAGCAGGTCAAGGCCGGCAAAATTCGCCATATCGGCCTGTCCAACGAAACACCATGGGCCACCATGAAATTCCTGCAACTGGCTGAAAGCCGGGGGTGGCCACGCGCCGTTTCGATCCAGAACCCTTACAACCTGCTGAACCGCAGCTTTGAAGTCGGCCTGGCTGAAATTGCCATTCGCGAACAATGCGGCCTGCTCGCCTACTCACCCCTGGCGTTCGGCATGCTCTCAGGCAAGTACAGTGGCGGTGCGCAACCGCCAAAAGGCCGCCTGAGTCTCTACAGCCGCTTCTCGCGCTATTCAAACCCGCAAGCAGTGACTGCCAGCGAGCGCTACGTGGCGCTGGCTCGCGAACACGGCCTGGACCCGGCGCAAATGGCGCTGGCATATGTAACGCAACAGCCCTTCGTGACCAGCAACATCATCGGCGCCACGACGATGGAGCAGCTTGCCAGCAACATTGGCAGTTTCGACCTGAAACTGTCGGATGAAGTGCTCGCAGGCATTGAAGCCATCCACAAGGACCAGCCAAACCCGGCACCCTAG